Sequence from the Hamadaea flava genome:
CGTCCCCGCCGAGGATGTGGTGGCGGGCGTGCTGCCGGCGGGGAAGGTCGACGCGGTCCGGGAACTCCAGCAGCGTGGCGCCGTCGTAGCGATGGTCGGCGACGGGGTCAACGACGCCGCCGCCCTGGCCGCGGCCGACCTCGGCCTCGCGATGGGCACCGGCACCGACGCCGCGATCGAGGCGGCCGACCTGACCCTGGTCCGGGGCGACCTCACGGCCACCGTGGACGCGATCCGGCTGTCGCGGGCGACCCTGCGCAACATCAAGCAGAACCTGTTCTGGGCGTTCGCGTACAACTTGGTGTTGATCCCGCTGGCCGCCCTCGGCCTGGTGACGCCGGTGCTGGCCGGGCTGGCGATGGCCTTCAGCAGCATCTTCGTGGTGCTGAACAGCCTGCGCCTGTTCCGGTTCAAGAGTGACAGCCGCGGCTACTCGCGGGGCGGCTCGGCGGCCGCCGCGTAGGTCGTCGCCAGGCTGCTCAGCAGCTCGCGAAGCTCGGGCGGGTTGACCGCGGTGAACCCGACTCCGAGCTTCGTGACGAAGGTGACCAGGCCGAGCAGCGAACCCGTGCCGGTCTGGAAGAGGCAGGTCTGCTCGTCGATCGGGACGAGGAGGCCCGCCTCCGGCGGTATCCGGCCGGCCAGCGCCGCCGCCGGCGCGTGCAGCCGCACCTCCGCCTGATACGGCCAGGCCAGCGAACCCACCCCACGGCGTACGCGGTCGGTCGCCTCCTCGTCGGTCAGCTCGCGCGGCGTGAACCGGGGACCGGCCGGTGGCCGGGGCGTGATCCGATCCGCCCGGAAGGTACGCCAATCGTCCCGGTCGAGATCCCAGGCCAGCAGGTACCACCGCTGTCCGGTGTAGACGAGCCGCTGCGGCTCCACGATCCGGGTGGTGTCGCCGGAGTGGCCGGTGTAGTCGAACCGCAGCCGCTCATGGTCGCGGATCGCGGCGGCGACGATCGTCAGGTTCTGCGGGTCCACCGCCGGTCCGCCGCCCGCCGCGAACACGGTCGCCCGGCGTACGGCGTCGACCCGGCCGCGCAGCCGGGTCGGCAAGGTCTGCTGAAGCTTCGCCAGGGCGCGTACCGACGGCTCCTCGATCCCCGCGACCGAACCCGCAGCGGCGGCGCTGAGCCCGACCGCGACGGCCACCGCCTCCTCGTCGTCCAGGAGCAGCGGCGGCACGGTCTTGCCGGGGCTGAGCCGGTAGCCGCCGGTGATCCCGGTGCTGGAGTGGATCTCGTAACCGAGGATGCGCAGCCGCTCGACGTCGTTGCGCACGGTCCGGCCGGTGACCTCCAGGCGGGCGGCCAGCTCCGCGCCGGACCAGTCGCGTCGCGATTGCAGCAGGGCCAGCAACCGCAGAAGTCGGACCGAAGTCTCCAGCATTGAGGAATCATACGTTCCACAAAGCCTTCTAACCTGGTATCCATGAGCACACTTCGCGGACTCGCCACCATCAGCCTCTTCGCCGACGACCTCGACGCCGCCGCCCGCTGGTACGCCGACCTGCTCGGCGTGGAGCCCTACTTCTCGCGGGACGGCTACCGGGAGTTCCGCATCGGCGACTACCAGCACGAGCTGGGCATCATCGACCGGCGCTTCGGCCCGCCCGCCGGTACGCCGAGCGGCGTGATCGCGTACTGGCACGTCGACGACCTCGACGGAGTCTTCGCCCGGCTGCTGGCCATGGGCGCGACCGAATACCAGGGCGTACGCGAATGGGGACCCGGCTTCGTCACGGCGTCGGTCGTCGACCCGTTCGGCAACATCCTCGGCGTCATGTCGAACAAGCACTACGTCGAGATCCTGTCGTCCATGGGCGGTGCGGCGTGAATCCGCTGATCTTCGTCGACGCGGACGCGTTCGCCGGCTGGCTCGACGAGCACCACGCCGAGGCGGAGGCGATCTGGCTGAAGATCGCCAAGAAGGGCTCGGCGCACCGCACGTTGTCGAACATGGACGCGGTCGAGGTCGGGCTCTGTTACGGCTGGATCAGCAGCCATCGCAAGCCGCTCGACCAGGACTTCTTCCTCCAGCGGTACTCGCGGCGGCGGCCCCGGAGCCCGTGGTCGCAGGTCAACAAGGATCTCGTCGCGAAGCTGACCGCCGAAGGCCGCATGCGGCCGCCCGGCCTGGCCGAGGTCGACGCCGCCCAGGCAGACGGACGGTGGCCGAGATGAGCCCGACGCTCGCTACTTGAGGGCGAGGGCCAGTTCGCGGGCGGTGTCGGCAAGCAGCGTCGACGGGTGGATCGGCGTACCGGCCAAGGCGCTGATCAAGGCGGTGAACCCAGGCAGCGGATAGCCGTCGGGCTCGGCGACCGCCGGGGCGTGCCTGGCCAACGCCGGCCGGCCCCGCTCCCACGCCGTCAGCACCTCGTCCCGGGACGGCACCCCGAACCCGTGGCCGACCGGTGCCGCGTGCCGGAGGCGTACCAGGCCGGAATCGGTGAGGGTGGCCGCCAGCTTGCAGCCGTTGCCGAGCAGCTCGATCTCGGCCCGGTTGTGCCGGAGCAGCACCGAACAAGGCCGGGGACACGCCGCAGCGCAGACGCCGAACGCGTGCGACGTGATCGAATGCAGTCGATCCAGGTACGCCCGCCAACCGCTCGGCGGCTCATGCGCCACCTTCAGCGACCGCGCCGCCGCCGACTTCTCCGCCTTCGTCTGCGGGCACTCGCGGGTGTCCTCACCCCAGAGGCTGTGCTCCCCGCGTACGTCCGGCGGCAGGCGCGCCGGGTCGCCCGCGTGCCCCAAGACCTGCTCCCACACCAGAAGCGGGGCGTACTCGCTGACGATGTGGACGGCGGCCACCACCCCGGTCATCTCCCGGCGCTCCCATCGGGCCGCGATGACCTCCAGCAGCAGGGCGTACGCCGGACGCAGCGAGGCCAGCGCCCCCCGGTCGGCTTCGCCGGGAGCCTGCGGCATCCGGCACGCCAACGCCCGCGTACGCAGATCGGCCGGGACGTGATCCTCGCCGAAGTCCTCGGCGTCCAGATCCAGCAGGCGCTGGCCGAAGACGCACAGCTGCTGCACCTGAGCGATCTCCCGAGTGCTCAACTCGGGGTCGGCCCGCTGCGCGACGAGCGCGGCGACGTCGGCGAACGAATACCGTTCAGCGAGCGCGATCAGGACCCCGTGAACCGTCTCCACGCTGGAAGCTTCCCACGCCCACCGGCGATTTCGGCGCGGACAGCCGGTGAAGGATGGCGTCGAGATCCTGGTAGTCGCGCTCGGCGATGGCGCCCGCTTCGGCGATATTCGATTCCAGCTCAGCGCGACGGCCGGCGGCGGCGAGTTCGCGGGCCGCAAGCCGTTCCTCGAACCCTTCCTCGAGGCGGCTCGTCACCTTGTCGACATCCCTGCGACTCGCGGACAGCTCGCCCGCGAGGGTCGTCTGCGCGGTGGTCAACGCCGCCGCCAGGGCTTCGGCTCGTTCCGGTGCGTCCTCCGACGTACGCAGTTCCACCGCCACAATGCGGTGGCCGAACGCGGCGAGCATCATCTGGATCTCGGTCAGCCGTGGATCGTCGACGGGGACCACCGGCGAATCCGGCGTACGCGGTGGCACGAACGCGCGTCCGATGTTCTGGCCCGTCACCAGGTTGTGGTACCAGAGTCCGAGTTCGAAGCAGTCGTGCACCCGGCGGAGCGCCACATAGGCGTCGCCGACCCGGTCATGCGCCGCGTCGTTGCCGGTGTCGCGTACGCGCTCGAAAGCACGGAGGACGGCACCGGATATGGCCTTCGCCTCTTGGAGTGCCCGGATCTTCCGGCCGAAGGTGGCGCGTCTGGGCAGACTTACCCGCAGCGCTCCGGCAACGATCTGCGCGATGCGGTCCGCGAAGCGCCGGGACCGGATCAGGGAGTTGTCGGGGTCCTCGAAGATGTAGGACTCGGCACTTGCGCCGTCGTACGCGAGAAGCGGATCATGCCGGATCAGATAGCCGAAGTTCAGCGAGCGGCCGATGATATCGCTGGTGTGCGGCGCCATTGTTGCCTCCGTCCCGAAATCGAGTAAAGCCGTCCAGACTATCCGCCCGACTGTCCCAAGTGAGTGTCGGATCGAAGACAGTCGAAGGCTCGACGGCTGTCGAGGCGGAACCCAACTGACAAAGAGAATCCGTTACACATTTTCCAACGTGTAACGGATTCCTTGTCGGTGCCGCCGATCGATCGGCGGCAGGCCAGGTGTCAGTCGGTGGTGGTGGCGGCCGAACCCGGCTTGCGCGGGCTACGGCGACGACGGCGAGCCTTGGCCTGACCGTCGGCGGCGCCGGTAGCAGCCGCGACGGGATCCGGCACGGACGGGCCGGACGGGTCGGAGAAGAGGATCTGGGTCGCGTCACCCTTGACGACCTCGCCGTTGCGGCGACGGCGACGCTGGCGCGGTTCGTGATCGGCGGGCTCGCCGTCGGCCACCGGGGCGTCGACGGGCGCGGCGTCTCGCGTACCAGTGGCGGAGCGGCGGGACCGGCCACGGACCGGACGCTGACCGCGGCGGCCGCCCCCGAGGTCCTCCTCCTTCTCGGCGGCCAGGCCGACCCGCGACCGCTGCGCGGACGGCAGGGTGGCGGCGGCGTCAGCCGGGATGTCGAGGTCGGAGTAGAGCCACTCGGAGGTGTGGTAGGTCTCGCGCGGCTCGGGCTCGCCGATCTCGAGCGTCTTGTCGATGATCCGCCAGCGCGGCATGTCCTCCCAGTCCACGAACGTGACCGCGACGCCGGTGGCGCCCGCGCGACCGGTCCGCCCGATGCGGTGGACGTAGGTCTCGGGGTCCTCGGGGCAGTCGAAGTTGATCACGTGGGTGACCGCGGCGATGTCGATGCCGCGGGCCGCGACGTCGGTCGCGACGAGGACGTCGATCTTGCCGGCGCGGAACGCGCGCAGAGCCCGCTCCCGAGCGCCCTGGTTGAGGTCGCCGTGGACGGCCGCCGCGGCGAACCCGCGGAAGTCGAGGTCCTCGGTGACCCGGTCGCAGTTGCGCTTGGTCCGGCTGAAGACCATGGTGAGGCCACGGTCCTTGGCCTGGAGGATGCGGGCCAGCATCTCGAGCTTGTTCAGTGAGTGCGTGCGGTAGACGAACTGCTTCGTCTGCGGGCTGACGCCCGGCTCCTCGGAGTGACCTGCGTGCACCGTGATGGGCGAGTGCAGGAAGCGGCGCGACAAGGCCACGATCGCGTCCGGCATGGTCGCGGAGAAGAGCATGGTCTGGCGCTGCTCGGGCAGCATCGAGAGGATCTTCTCGACATCCTCGAGGAAGCCCAGGTCCAGCATGCGGTCGGCCTCGTCGAGCACGATCGCGAAGACGCTGTTGAGCTTGAGGTGCTTCTGCTTGATCAGGTCGAGCAGCCGGCCCGGCGTGGCGACGAGGATCTCGACGCCCTTCTTCAGCGCGTCGATCTGCGGCTCGTACGCGACGCCGCCGTAGATCGGCAGGACGCGGACGCCGCGGAGCTTGCCGGCGGCGGCCAGGTCCTTGGCGACCTGGAGACCGAGCTCCCGGGTCGGGACGACGACCAGCGCCTGCGGTGCTCCGTGGCCGCCCTCCTCGGGGCTGACGACCCGGTCCACCAGCGGCAGGCCGAAGCCGAACGTCTTGCCGGTACCCGTCGGGGCCTGCCCGATCAGGTCGGCGCCGCGCTGCGCGATGGGCAGCGCGTACTCCTGGATGGCGAACGCGTGAGTGATGCCGATCTCACTGAGCGCGGCAACGGTCTCCGGGCGGACGCCCAGGTCAGCAAAGGTAGAAGTGGTGCTCATGGAGTTGTGGGGTGCCCTCTCTATTGCGCCCCTGCTGCAAAGCACTTCTGGTATGGGGCGCGCTGTGTATTCGGCGCGGTCAGATCTGCGCCTGCGGTTCGCGTGGGCCGCACCCGTGCGCCAGGCTGATCAATCAACCGGCAGGCCCGGGGGCCGCATGCGGGTCGCAGGCCGGAGCGGCCTGCGACAACATCTATATCGTACGCCGAACAGGGCGTTCCGCGCACTGGGTAGTCACGTGATCACAAGACGCCGTTCGCGCTGTAGGGTGCCAAACGTGTCCGAGAACACACTCCCCTCCGGCTGCCGGGACCTCCTCGGCATGCTCGCGTACGCCGAACTGCTGGCCTTCGACCGGATGGCGGCCGACGCCCGGCTCGCCCCCGACCTGCACCGACGGGCGGTTCTCTGCGAGATGGCGGCGGTCGAGATCGCCAACCATCGGCGGATCGCCGACCGGCTCGCGTCGGCCGCGATCGACCCCGCCGAGGCGATGAGCCCCTTCCTCAGCGCGCTGGCCTCCTACCACGAGGCGACCGAGCCGACCGACTGGCTCGAGGCGCTGACCAAGGCGTACATCGGGGACGGGATCGCCGACGACTTCTTCCGGGAGATCGCCGAACACCTCGACGAGCCCGACCGGGACCTCGTCCTGCGGGTGTTGCACGACGACGCGTACGACGAGTTCGCCGCGAGCGAGATTCGCAGCGCGATCGCGGCCGATCCCAAGATCGCCAATCGGCTCTCGATGTGGGCCCGGCGGCTGGTGGGCGAGGCGCTGTCGCAGGCCGCCCGAGTCGCCGCCGAACACGGCGATCTCGTCGCGCTGCTCGGCGACGCGGAGGTGGGGGAGCAGCTGTTCACCCGGCTCAAGCAGGCGCACGCCGAACGGATGGCCGCCGTCGGGCTCAACAACTGAGCCCGCGTCGGCTTCCCGACGCGGGCTCAGTTCGACAGATGGGTCAGCGCGGGGTGAAGCCGACCGGGCGCGTCTGCGCCTCGGCGATCTCGATGTACGCCAGCTTCGCTACCGGCACGATGACCTTGCGCCCCTTGTCATCGGTCAGGGCCAGCACGCCCGAGTCGGACGCGAGCGCCTCGGTCACCAGCTGCTCCACCTCCGCCGGGGACTGGGTGCTCTCCAGCACGAGCTCGCGGGCCGCGAACTGCACTCCGATCTTGACCTCCACGGACGGGTCCCTCCTCGGTTGCGCGCGACGGCCATCGGCCGCCGTTTGTCGAAACACTATCGCGGGATGTCAGCCGGATTCGGCTCCGTGGCATCGTGTTCGCCGGAGGCGGATTCCGCGGCCGGGACTCCTCAGACGGAATCCTCGCTGTGATCGCCGGCGTGGTCACCGCTGAGCGGGAAGCTGGCGATGCCGCGCCAGGACAACGCGGAGATCAGCCGCTCGGCCTCCTCCTGCGCGATCTCCCGGCCGCCGGTCAGCCAGTAGCGGGCGGCGACCTGCGAGATCCCGGTCAGGCCGGCCGCCAGGATCTCCGCCCGCGCCCGGTCGACGGAGGTGTCGGCCATGATCGTCGCGGTGATCGCCTCAACCGAGGCCTGTTCGACACGCTCGACACGCTCACGAACCGCCGGGTCGTTGCGCAGATCTGATTCGAAGACCAGGCGGAACGCCTCGGACTCGTGGGAGACGAAGTCGAAGTACGCGTGCGTCGCTCCCCGGACGCGTTCCTTGTTGTCCGTGGTCGCCTGCATCGCCGACTGGATCTTGGCGATGATCGCGTCGCAATGGGTGTCCAACAAGGCCAGATAAAGTTCGAGTTTTCCGGGAAAGTGCTGGTATAGCACGGGTTTCGAAACGCCGGCCCGCTCCGCGATGTCGTCCATCGCGGCGGCGTGATACCCCTGGGCGACGAAGACGTCCTGCGCCGCCGCCAGCAGTTGCGAACGCCGGGCGGACCTCGGCATCCGGGTCGGTCGGCCCGCGGCCCGCGTGCCACTCGTCGCCGGTGCCATAGATCCCGTCCTCTCCGTACACGCTCGCCCCGCGCGTGTCGTCAGCTTCGTCGGCGGAAATTCTCCCGCCGTTGCAACTTATCGCGCTTCCCCTAACAAGGTAGCCTCACCCATGGGCTACCGAGGAGCGCACGGTGGACGTAACAGGACAATCGGGCAGCAGCGCACCCGCCAACGGCAATGGGAACGGCCATGTGAACGGACATGGCGAGCTTCCCGCCGAGGGCTGGGGCGAAGGCTGGTCCGGCGCGGGCTCCGCGCTGGAACCGGAGGCTGATTCCGTCGTGCCCGCCTGGCGGCGGGGCATGGACGCGTTGAACCACGCCCGTGCGCAGACCCCGCCCCGCTATGCCGAACTTCTCGCCGAGGCCGGCGTGCGCCCGCCGCACCAGGTCGAACTGCCCGAGGACGAAGACGCGCTGGACGGACCGATGCCTTCCCGGAACGGCGAGTTCGCCGGATTCCCCGCCGACGACGGAATGATCCGGCCGCTGGCTCCGCCACCGCGCTACGCCGACTCCCACCACCCCCAGCCGCAGCGTGCGGAGCAGCCGAGCTATCCCGAACCACCGCGTTACGTGGAGCAGCCGAGCTATCCGGAGGCACCGCAGTACGCAGAGACACCGCAATACGCCGAGACACCGCAGTACCCAAAGCCACCGCAGTACGCAGAGCCAGCGCAGTACGCAGAGCCGCCGCAGTACGCAGAAACAGCGCAGTTCCCGGACCCGCCGTTGTTCGCGGAGCCGTCCCCGGCCGAAGGCGTACCGCACGTCGCGGCCGGTCCCGCCCTGAACGGGTCGACCCCGTCCCAAGGGACGCCCAGTCCGTTCGCCCGCCTGCTGGAGGTCCCCTCGGTGCCGTCCGCGCCACCGGCCCCTCGTGCGTCGACGTATCCGCCCGCCGCCTCGAACCCGCTGCCGCCTGCTCCGCCGCCCTCGGCTGCGCCGCCGACACTGGAGCCGGTCGTGGCGCCCACGGCGGTTCCTGATCCGGTCGCGCGCCCGACCGCGCTCAGCCCTGGCCATCCCGGGGCGGAGGCGTACGCCCAGGATCGGGCGCAGGTCTCGGCCAGTGAGGTCGCGCAGCCATCGCCGACGGGGATCCTGCTGCCCGCGTACCACCGGGCGGAGCCGATCGTGCCGATGGACCCGGAGCCGCCCCGCGGCCAGGCCGAGCGACTGGATCCGGCCGACCCCCGGCCGGCGGCGCCCCCGGGACTGCGAGTGCCCGCTCCGGCCGCTTACGTGCCGCCGGGCGAGCCGACCGACCACATCGGACCATCGCGGGAGGTGCCGCCGCGGGATGTGCCACCCCGCGACCTGCCGCCGCGGGATGTGCCACCCCGCGACCTGCCGCCGCGTGATCTGCCCATGCGTCCGACGCCGCCGCGGGACCTGCCACAGCGCGAGCCGCAGCCGCTGGCGAACCACCCACGGCCGCAACCGCCGTACGAGCAGCCAGGTCAGCCGGACCACCGGACCCCGGCCGATCCGCCGCCGTCCCCGGTGGCGCGGGATCGGGGCGAGGTCGGCCACGGCCTGCCGCAGCGGGTTCCGTCCGAACCGGACGTGCCGCGCATTCCCGAGCCGAACACCGAACCGCCCGCGCCCGCCCCCGCCCTGTCGCGCATCGCGTCCGGCCTGCGCCGCGACGACCTGCCGCCGTCCGATCGGCCGGACGGGTTCGACGTGGCGACCGTGCTGTCCGCCGTCCGGGACGTGCCCGGGGTCCGGGACGCCCAGTTGCGCGCGACCGCGACCGGCGGCCACACGCTGCGGCTCGACCTCGCCGACGGGTCCGACCCGGCCTATGTCAGCCGGGTGGTCGCGCGGATGCTGAACGAGCGGATGGGCCTGGTCGCCGAGCCCCCCGCGCGGCCGACTCCGACTGCGCCGCCCGCTTCGGCCCCACCGGCCTCCGCCCGACCGGCTTCGGGCCCACCGGCTTCAGGCCCACCGGCTTCGGGCCCACCCGCGTCTGCGGCACGGACTCCGCTGCCCACGCCGGAACCCGCGCCGCCCGCAGCCGAGGAGTCGCCGCGCCGACCGGTGCCCGCACAGCATGCTGGACCGATCGAGCGGACGCCGATCCCGCCCTCCCAGCGCGGGACGAACCCGCCGCTACCACCAGGACTGATCCCGGCGAGCGCCGCGCCCCGCGAGCCGCGACGCCGCCACCCGGTGACCATGCGGGGCCGCTATCCGGATCAGCTCCGCCCCGGTGGGGACCGGTTCGGCCGTCCCGACGAACAGCCCGAACCCGGCCGCTCGCCGGCGCTGACCCCGCCCGCCGAGGCGTCCCGGGTGGTCCTCGACCACGTGCAGGTCAGCACGTTCGGCCTGGACGCCACCGTCGAGGTACGCCTCGTCGCCGGGGAGCGGGTGGCGCTCGGCGTCTCCAACGGCCCGGCGGTCGACGGCTACGTCCTGCGGCTGTGCGCGGCGGCCGCCGCCAACGCGGTCGACGAGCTGCTCAGCGAATCCGCCGACGGGCAGACGCGCGGGCACTGCTATGTCGAGCAGGCGGCCATCGTCCCGATGGGCAGCTGTGAGGTCGCCGTCGTGGTGGTGCTGTTGGTCTGCGACGGCTGGGTCGAGCAGCTGGCCGGGTCCGCCCTCGTCTCCGGCGACCCCCGGCAGGCGGTCGTACGCGCGACGCTGGCGGCGGTCAACCGACGATTGAGCGCCCTGCTGCCATGAAACGCGCCGTCCTCGCCGAGGACGACGAGCTGCCTCCCGGCGGCCCGCCCGTACCGCCCTGGCCTGGTCACGCCGTTCAGCTCGACGGTCGGTCGGTCTTCGTCCGCTCGACGCCGTCGCCCGGCGCCGAACCGGCGCTCTACGTCCACGGGCTCGGCGGCTCCTCGCAGAACTGGACCGACCTCGCCGGACTGCTCACGCCGCGCGTCGACGGGCTCGCCGTGGACCTGCCCGGCTTCGGGTACAGCGATCCGGCCCGCCGATACTCCCAGCGGGCGCTGGCCGACTGCGTCGTCGCCCTGATCGAACAGACCGACCGTGGTCCGGTGCACCTGATCGGGAACTCCCTCGGCGGTTCGGTGAGCGTACGGGTGGCGGCCTTGCGGCCCGATCTCGTCCGCACGCTCACCCTCATCTCCCCGGCGATGCCGTTTCTCGATCCGCGACGGTCCCTGCAAGGCCGCGTCGTGCCGTTCCTCGCCCTGCCCCGGGTGGATCGACTGGCCGCCCGGCAGATGGCAGCGATCCCGCCCGAACAGCTCGCCGCCGAAGTGCTCAAGGCGTGTTTCGCCGATCCCGACGCCGTACCGCCGCAACGGCTCGCCGAAGCGGTCGAGGAGGCGCGGCGGCGGTCCGAGGTGCAGCACTTCGCGAGCGCGTACACGGGGGCGATGCGGGGACTCGTCCTGTCGTTCCTGCGGGCGCAACTGCCCGGCCCCGGATCACTGTGGGCGATGGCTCGGCGGATCACCGTGCCGACGCTGGTCATCGCTGGGCTGCGGGACAGGCTCGTCGACGTCCGGGTGGTCTCCCGAGTGGCTCGGGCCATTCCGGACACCCGACTGTTGCTGCTGCCGTACGTCGGGCACGTCGCCCAGATGGAGGTCCCGAGAGTGGTCGCTCGCGCGATCCTCGGGCTGCTCGACTCGGTCTCGCTCGAGCACGTGGGGTTGTCGCGCCACCCTGGATGATTCGACTTCTCGTCGAGCTGCTTGCTGTGTCGCGCTGAGGCGCTTTGTCTTGCCGCGCTGGGTTGCTTGCTGTGCCGAACTGCGGTGCTTTGCTTTGTCGCGCTGCGTTGCTTTTGCTTTGTGGCGCTGCGGTGTTTTGCTTTGTGGCGCTGCGTTGCGGCGCTGGGTTGGCGTGCTGCGTTGTGGGCCCGCGGGCGGCGTTGGGTACGCGGGCCGTCACGACGGGTGCGAATCTT
This genomic interval carries:
- a CDS encoding helix-turn-helix transcriptional regulator produces the protein MLETSVRLLRLLALLQSRRDWSGAELAARLEVTGRTVRNDVERLRILGYEIHSSTGITGGYRLSPGKTVPPLLLDDEEAVAVAVGLSAAAAGSVAGIEEPSVRALAKLQQTLPTRLRGRVDAVRRATVFAAGGGPAVDPQNLTIVAAAIRDHERLRFDYTGHSGDTTRIVEPQRLVYTGQRWYLLAWDLDRDDWRTFRADRITPRPPAGPRFTPRELTDEEATDRVRRGVGSLAWPYQAEVRLHAPAAALAGRIPPEAGLLVPIDEQTCLFQTGTGSLLGLVTFVTKLGVGFTAVNPPELRELLSSLATTYAAAAEPPRE
- a CDS encoding VOC family protein, with product MSTLRGLATISLFADDLDAAARWYADLLGVEPYFSRDGYREFRIGDYQHELGIIDRRFGPPAGTPSGVIAYWHVDDLDGVFARLLAMGATEYQGVREWGPGFVTASVVDPFGNILGVMSNKHYVEILSSMGGAA
- a CDS encoding YdeI/OmpD-associated family protein; the protein is MNPLIFVDADAFAGWLDEHHAEAEAIWLKIAKKGSAHRTLSNMDAVEVGLCYGWISSHRKPLDQDFFLQRYSRRRPRSPWSQVNKDLVAKLTAEGRMRPPGLAEVDAAQADGRWPR
- a CDS encoding DUF4145 domain-containing protein gives rise to the protein MAPHTSDIIGRSLNFGYLIRHDPLLAYDGASAESYIFEDPDNSLIRSRRFADRIAQIVAGALRVSLPRRATFGRKIRALQEAKAISGAVLRAFERVRDTGNDAAHDRVGDAYVALRRVHDCFELGLWYHNLVTGQNIGRAFVPPRTPDSPVVPVDDPRLTEIQMMLAAFGHRIVAVELRTSEDAPERAEALAAALTTAQTTLAGELSASRRDVDKVTSRLEEGFEERLAARELAAAGRRAELESNIAEAGAIAERDYQDLDAILHRLSAPKSPVGVGSFQRGDGSRGPDRAR
- a CDS encoding DEAD/DEAH box helicase codes for the protein MSTTSTFADLGVRPETVAALSEIGITHAFAIQEYALPIAQRGADLIGQAPTGTGKTFGFGLPLVDRVVSPEEGGHGAPQALVVVPTRELGLQVAKDLAAAGKLRGVRVLPIYGGVAYEPQIDALKKGVEILVATPGRLLDLIKQKHLKLNSVFAIVLDEADRMLDLGFLEDVEKILSMLPEQRQTMLFSATMPDAIVALSRRFLHSPITVHAGHSEEPGVSPQTKQFVYRTHSLNKLEMLARILQAKDRGLTMVFSRTKRNCDRVTEDLDFRGFAAAAVHGDLNQGARERALRAFRAGKIDVLVATDVAARGIDIAAVTHVINFDCPEDPETYVHRIGRTGRAGATGVAVTFVDWEDMPRWRIIDKTLEIGEPEPRETYHTSEWLYSDLDIPADAAATLPSAQRSRVGLAAEKEEDLGGGRRGQRPVRGRSRRSATGTRDAAPVDAPVADGEPADHEPRQRRRRRNGEVVKGDATQILFSDPSGPSVPDPVAAATGAADGQAKARRRRRSPRKPGSAATTTD
- a CDS encoding ferritin-like fold-containing protein, with protein sequence MSENTLPSGCRDLLGMLAYAELLAFDRMAADARLAPDLHRRAVLCEMAAVEIANHRRIADRLASAAIDPAEAMSPFLSALASYHEATEPTDWLEALTKAYIGDGIADDFFREIAEHLDEPDRDLVLRVLHDDAYDEFAASEIRSAIAADPKIANRLSMWARRLVGEALSQAARVAAEHGDLVALLGDAEVGEQLFTRLKQAHAERMAAVGLNN
- a CDS encoding DUF3107 domain-containing protein; the encoded protein is MEVKIGVQFAARELVLESTQSPAEVEQLVTEALASDSGVLALTDDKGRKVIVPVAKLAYIEIAEAQTRPVGFTPR
- a CDS encoding TetR/AcrR family transcriptional regulator, producing MAPATSGTRAAGRPTRMPRSARRSQLLAAAQDVFVAQGYHAAAMDDIAERAGVSKPVLYQHFPGKLELYLALLDTHCDAIIAKIQSAMQATTDNKERVRGATHAYFDFVSHESEAFRLVFESDLRNDPAVRERVERVEQASVEAITATIMADTSVDRARAEILAAGLTGISQVAARYWLTGGREIAQEEAERLISALSWRGIASFPLSGDHAGDHSEDSV
- a CDS encoding alpha/beta fold hydrolase; its protein translation is MKRAVLAEDDELPPGGPPVPPWPGHAVQLDGRSVFVRSTPSPGAEPALYVHGLGGSSQNWTDLAGLLTPRVDGLAVDLPGFGYSDPARRYSQRALADCVVALIEQTDRGPVHLIGNSLGGSVSVRVAALRPDLVRTLTLISPAMPFLDPRRSLQGRVVPFLALPRVDRLAARQMAAIPPEQLAAEVLKACFADPDAVPPQRLAEAVEEARRRSEVQHFASAYTGAMRGLVLSFLRAQLPGPGSLWAMARRITVPTLVIAGLRDRLVDVRVVSRVARAIPDTRLLLLPYVGHVAQMEVPRVVARAILGLLDSVSLEHVGLSRHPG